A genome region from Clostridium sp. JN-9 includes the following:
- a CDS encoding HAD family hydrolase has product MKRTFADRPSWKRVIDKRFKLTYIEKSSNLVMEESMYNFIIFDIDGTLIDTEIAVLSSLQKLVSEELNKDMSFDDLKFALGIPGEVTLNKLGIRDILGCNIKWNRYLKEYFYHVKVFDNIQETLDRLKDKNITIGIVTSKTKEEFKNDFLPFGLGNYFDIVVCADDTEKHKPDAEPILKFIELACADKSKTIYIGDTKYDMKCAFNADIDFALALWGAKSSAGIDADYILESPEQILQLAELKKLRK; this is encoded by the coding sequence ATTGATAAAAGATTTAAATTAACATATATTGAGAAAAGTAGTAATTTAGTAATGGAGGAAAGTATGTATAACTTTATTATATTTGATATTGATGGTACACTTATTGATACAGAAATTGCAGTTCTTTCATCACTTCAAAAATTAGTATCTGAGGAACTTAATAAAGACATGAGCTTTGATGATTTAAAATTTGCACTAGGCATTCCTGGAGAGGTAACTCTTAATAAACTTGGAATAAGAGATATTTTAGGCTGTAACATAAAATGGAACAGATATTTAAAAGAATATTTTTATCATGTAAAGGTTTTTGATAATATTCAGGAGACTTTAGACAGGCTAAAGGATAAGAACATTACAATTGGCATAGTTACCTCAAAAACAAAGGAAGAGTTTAAAAATGATTTCTTACCATTTGGATTAGGCAATTATTTTGATATTGTGGTCTGTGCAGATGACACAGAAAAACACAAGCCTGATGCTGAACCAATTTTAAAGTTTATTGAATTGGCATGTGCAGACAAATCAAAGACCATATATATTGGAGATACTAAATATGACATGAAGTGTGCATTTAATGCCGATATAGATTTTGCACTGGCTTTATGGGGCGCCAAATCATCCGCGGGAATTGATGCAGACTATATTCTTGAAAGCCCTGAACAAATATTACAGCTTGCAGAGCTGAAAAAATTAAGAAAATAG